The Salana multivorans genome window below encodes:
- a CDS encoding carbohydrate ABC transporter permease — MTSATPAASATPSTTPTPTSARSRRSGSAAGARRVADALTYLFLGAGALLVLGPFLLAVMTSLKTAHQFRTTSPLTLPAPFTLENFTALFGERYDFVVPLAVTAQVVVVLVVTQLVSSVLAAYAFAVLDFPGRDALFWVYVSCLMIPAVVTIIPLYSMVATLGWRNTFAGLVVPFLFAGPYAIFLLRENFKMVPQEILDAATLDGAGPVRTLTRIMLPMNVPILTTLLLVTVVSQWNNFLWPLVAAPKPEWHVMTVATVSLQTQYEGNWTLVMAASVLALAPLIVLFLVFQRRITAAIGVTGVR, encoded by the coding sequence ATGACGAGCGCCACGCCCGCCGCGTCGGCGACCCCGTCCACCACGCCCACGCCGACGAGTGCACGGTCGCGCCGCTCGGGCTCCGCGGCCGGCGCGCGCCGGGTTGCCGACGCCCTGACCTACCTGTTCCTCGGCGCCGGCGCCCTCCTCGTGCTCGGCCCGTTCCTCCTCGCGGTCATGACGTCGCTCAAGACGGCGCACCAGTTCCGGACGACCTCGCCGCTGACGCTGCCCGCCCCGTTCACGCTGGAGAACTTCACCGCCCTGTTCGGGGAGCGCTACGACTTCGTCGTCCCGCTCGCCGTGACCGCCCAGGTCGTCGTCGTGCTCGTCGTGACCCAGCTCGTCTCCAGCGTCCTGGCCGCCTACGCGTTCGCTGTCCTCGACTTCCCCGGCCGCGACGCGCTGTTCTGGGTCTACGTGAGCTGCCTCATGATCCCCGCGGTCGTCACGATCATCCCGCTCTACTCGATGGTCGCCACGCTCGGCTGGCGCAACACGTTCGCCGGGCTCGTCGTGCCGTTCCTGTTCGCCGGGCCGTACGCGATCTTCCTGCTCCGGGAGAACTTCAAGATGGTCCCCCAGGAGATCCTCGACGCCGCCACGCTCGACGGTGCGGGCCCCGTCCGCACCCTGACGCGGATCATGCTCCCGATGAACGTGCCGATCCTCACGACGCTGCTGCTCGTCACCGTCGTGAGCCAGTGGAACAACTTCCTGTGGCCGCTCGTCGCCGCGCCGAAGCCGGAGTGGCACGTCATGACCGTCGCGACGGTCTCGCTCCAGACGCAGTACGAGGGCAACTGGACGCTCGTCATGGCCGCGTCCGTCCTCGCGCTCGCGCCGCTCATCGTCCTGTTCCTCGTCTTCCAGCGGCGGATCACCGCCGCGATCGGGGTCACCGGGGTCCGCTGA
- a CDS encoding ABC transporter substrate-binding protein yields MSTSTTRRRAVVGALATAVAVSLAACSPASNSGGQTPSASSSATDGATDGTGGGDTTTVTFRLWDDAAAEAYRTSFDAFEADHPDIKVEIETIPWATYWEQLPLDLSSGEAADIFWVNTSNFGKYVDNGNLLNVTDAIGDDHDPWSDLVVDLYTRDGSLWGVPQLQDSIALFYNKTLLDAAGIDPTTLRWDPTGANDTLLPALQTLTTDAAGHAASDAEFDPATTAVFGLNAQNDLQAIWGPFVGSNGGVWQDGDLLAFDSPQNEQTFQYLVDLINTYHVAPPAADTLANGDLSRDYFVQGKLALFQSGQYSLPALEEIGDSFEWAIAPPLEGPAGRVGLVHGVAAVANAASENPEAQLEVLQWLGSTEGQLPLAEAGAAFPGAVDAQDAYVSYWESKGVDITALQDAANGEAIPAPVGPNINAAFGAFGPYFEEMFLGRLPVADALKQADEAGNEAINEG; encoded by the coding sequence ATGTCGACCAGCACCACCCGCCGACGCGCAGTCGTCGGCGCACTCGCGACGGCCGTCGCCGTCTCCCTCGCGGCGTGCTCGCCGGCGAGCAACTCCGGCGGCCAGACGCCGTCGGCGTCGTCGTCCGCGACCGACGGGGCGACGGACGGCACCGGCGGCGGTGACACCACGACGGTCACGTTCCGCCTCTGGGACGACGCGGCCGCCGAGGCGTACCGCACGTCCTTCGACGCGTTCGAGGCGGACCACCCGGACATCAAGGTCGAGATCGAGACCATCCCGTGGGCGACCTACTGGGAGCAGCTCCCGCTGGACCTCTCCTCGGGCGAGGCCGCCGACATCTTCTGGGTCAACACCTCGAACTTCGGCAAGTACGTCGACAACGGCAACCTGCTCAACGTCACGGACGCGATCGGCGACGACCACGACCCGTGGAGCGACCTCGTCGTCGACCTCTACACGCGCGACGGCAGCCTGTGGGGCGTCCCGCAGCTGCAGGACTCGATCGCGCTGTTCTACAACAAGACGCTCCTGGACGCGGCCGGCATCGACCCGACCACGCTGCGCTGGGACCCGACGGGCGCGAACGACACGCTGCTGCCCGCGCTCCAGACACTGACGACGGACGCCGCTGGGCACGCCGCGAGCGACGCCGAGTTCGACCCGGCCACGACGGCGGTGTTCGGCCTCAACGCCCAGAACGACCTGCAGGCCATCTGGGGTCCGTTCGTCGGCTCCAACGGCGGCGTCTGGCAGGACGGCGACCTGCTCGCCTTCGACTCGCCGCAGAACGAGCAGACGTTCCAGTACCTGGTCGACCTCATCAACACCTACCACGTCGCCCCGCCGGCGGCCGACACGCTCGCCAACGGCGACCTCTCCCGCGACTACTTCGTCCAGGGCAAGCTCGCGCTCTTCCAGTCCGGCCAGTACTCGCTGCCCGCGCTCGAGGAGATCGGCGACAGCTTCGAGTGGGCCATCGCCCCGCCGCTGGAGGGCCCGGCCGGTCGCGTCGGTCTCGTCCACGGCGTCGCCGCCGTCGCGAACGCGGCGTCGGAGAACCCGGAGGCGCAGCTCGAGGTGCTCCAGTGGCTCGGCTCGACCGAGGGCCAGCTCCCGCTCGCCGAGGCCGGCGCCGCGTTCCCGGGCGCGGTCGACGCGCAGGACGCCTACGTCTCCTACTGGGAGAGCAAGGGCGTGGACATCACGGCCCTGCAGGACGCCGCGAACGGCGAGGCCATCCCCGCCCCCGTCGGCCCGAACATCAACGCCGCCTTCGGTGCATTCGGTCCGTACTTCGAGGAGATGTTCCTCGGCCGCCTCCCGGTGGCCGACGCGCTCAAGCAGGCCGACGAGGCCGGCAACGAGGCGATCAACGAGGGCTGA
- a CDS encoding 2,3-bisphosphoglycerate-dependent phosphoglycerate mutase, with the protein MNQRRAAAVLLRHGESTANAAGLFTGVLDVPLSQHGMEEARVAAGLLRETGLRFDAAFCSELARAWQTADVLAEELPDLPPFERDWRLDERNYGGLTTLTKADVKAEHGEEQFLAWRRSVRTPPPPMGDELYDALAGTDLFRRLPPEALVRTESLADVMVRVRAFWLDRVDPLLRRGGNVLVVAHGNSLRALCAVVDRLPDAEIRALGLPTGHPLLYEVEPTGPELDGLLVPLVRGGVYLDEASAHAAAERLALEGGT; encoded by the coding sequence GTGAACCAGCGCCGAGCCGCCGCCGTCCTGCTTCGACACGGGGAGAGCACCGCCAACGCAGCCGGCCTGTTCACCGGCGTGCTCGACGTCCCGCTGTCCCAGCACGGGATGGAGGAGGCGCGTGTCGCGGCCGGGCTGCTGCGCGAGACGGGTCTGCGGTTCGACGCCGCGTTCTGCTCCGAGCTGGCCAGGGCGTGGCAGACCGCCGACGTCCTCGCCGAGGAGCTGCCCGACCTCCCGCCGTTCGAGCGCGACTGGCGCCTCGACGAGCGCAACTACGGCGGGCTCACCACGCTGACCAAGGCGGACGTCAAGGCCGAGCACGGCGAGGAGCAGTTCCTCGCCTGGCGCCGCAGCGTCCGCACGCCGCCGCCGCCGATGGGCGACGAGCTGTACGACGCGCTCGCCGGGACCGACCTGTTCCGCCGCCTCCCGCCGGAGGCCCTCGTGCGGACCGAGTCGCTGGCCGACGTCATGGTCCGCGTCCGCGCGTTCTGGCTCGACCGGGTCGACCCCCTCCTGCGGCGGGGCGGCAACGTCCTCGTCGTCGCGCACGGGAACTCGCTGCGCGCGCTGTGCGCCGTCGTCGACCGGCTGCCGGACGCCGAGATCCGCGCCCTTGGCCTGCCCACCGGGCACCCGCTGCTGTACGAGGTGGAGCCGACCGGGCCGGAGCTGGACGGTCTGCTCGTGCCGCTGGTGCGCGGCGGTGTCTACCTCGACGAGGCCTCGGCGCACGCGGCGGCCGAGCGCCTCGCCCTCGAGGGCGGCACCTGA
- a CDS encoding response regulator transcription factor — translation MSPDAEAGRLRVVVADDQPVVLAGIAAMIGADPGLEVVATAGDGVELVRAVARHAPDVAVVDIRMPRMDGIGATERIVRDHPGTRVLILTTFDLDAYVYDALLAGASGFLLKDVRAARLVEAVHLVAEGSMLLGPSATRRLVADVAQRGSRVANPGIAELSDREREVLEALARGLSNVEIAAELVVSENTVKTHVSQILRKLGCRDRVQAVIAAYEAGLVG, via the coding sequence GTGAGCCCGGATGCGGAAGCCGGGCGGCTGCGCGTGGTCGTCGCCGACGACCAGCCCGTGGTGCTCGCCGGGATCGCCGCCATGATCGGTGCGGACCCGGGTCTCGAGGTCGTCGCGACGGCCGGCGACGGCGTCGAGCTGGTGCGTGCGGTGGCGCGTCACGCGCCGGACGTCGCCGTCGTCGACATCCGGATGCCGCGGATGGATGGCATCGGCGCGACGGAGCGGATCGTGCGGGACCACCCCGGGACGCGCGTGCTCATCCTCACGACCTTCGACCTCGACGCCTACGTCTACGACGCGCTCCTGGCGGGCGCGAGCGGCTTCCTGCTCAAGGACGTGCGGGCCGCGCGGCTCGTCGAGGCCGTCCACCTCGTGGCCGAGGGGTCGATGCTGCTGGGGCCGTCGGCGACGCGGCGGCTCGTCGCCGACGTCGCACAGCGCGGCTCACGTGTGGCCAACCCCGGGATCGCCGAGCTGAGCGACCGGGAGCGCGAGGTGCTCGAGGCCCTCGCGCGGGGCCTGTCGAACGTCGAGATCGCCGCCGAGCTGGTCGTCTCGGAGAACACGGTGAAGACGCACGTGTCGCAGATCCTGCGCAAGCTCGGCTGTCGGGACCGGGTCCAGGCCGTCATCGCCGCCTACGAGGCCGGCCTCGTCGGCTGA
- a CDS encoding sensor histidine kinase yields MPEMTTTGDAPAGELAVPRWLARAWSSLVRDPLGGLAWVLAVGAAAVTLSRAVPSGVVTCDQDACGPPLAIPYPLDASAAVAELLGPTASEVLVGVWNPLGLVLGLVGLVLAARGSRWSILAAAVPLLSVVVLGQLVLAHVVALAGVCVVLAVRDWLGALVAGALALFALLLVAPWLPTVSAATWGPYPLAFGTVVMIALLTVAAAALAAALGAWWRSVEATRAAGRALRHAVAAEVDAAELEARTLERARLARDLHDVVAHHLSLVAVRAESAPYAYPGLDPAARDVLAAVAEDARSALTELRQVLAVLQRVEGEDAPREPQVGADDVDGLVAGARDAGQDVLDTGAWGRVDDAEGYALYRCVQEALTNARRHAPGSPVRIRRGRVGRELLLEVTNALVDAAAQADPADPMAADHPREARPGRGLAGMRERVESLGGTLGHGPAEQRGVTVFRLVVELPVDRDDAEPAS; encoded by the coding sequence ATGCCGGAGATGACGACGACGGGGGACGCCCCAGCCGGCGAGCTGGCCGTCCCGCGATGGCTCGCTCGCGCCTGGAGCTCGCTGGTCCGCGACCCGCTCGGTGGGCTCGCCTGGGTGCTGGCCGTCGGCGCGGCGGCCGTGACGCTCTCCCGTGCCGTCCCGAGCGGTGTCGTGACCTGCGACCAGGACGCCTGCGGGCCGCCACTGGCGATCCCGTACCCGCTCGATGCCTCGGCGGCCGTCGCGGAGCTGCTGGGCCCGACCGCCTCCGAGGTCCTCGTCGGCGTGTGGAACCCTCTCGGTCTCGTCCTCGGGCTGGTGGGGCTCGTCCTGGCGGCCCGCGGGTCGCGGTGGTCCATCCTCGCCGCGGCCGTCCCGCTGCTGTCGGTGGTCGTGCTCGGCCAGCTCGTCCTCGCGCACGTCGTGGCGCTCGCCGGGGTCTGCGTCGTCCTCGCGGTCCGCGACTGGCTCGGCGCGCTCGTGGCGGGAGCGCTCGCGCTGTTCGCGCTGCTCCTCGTCGCCCCGTGGCTGCCGACGGTGTCCGCCGCGACCTGGGGCCCGTACCCGCTGGCGTTCGGCACGGTCGTGATGATCGCGCTCCTCACGGTGGCGGCCGCGGCGCTCGCGGCTGCGCTCGGTGCGTGGTGGCGCTCGGTCGAGGCGACCCGCGCGGCCGGTCGGGCGCTGCGGCACGCCGTCGCCGCCGAGGTCGACGCGGCCGAGCTGGAGGCCAGGACGCTCGAACGCGCCCGCCTGGCGCGCGACCTGCACGACGTCGTCGCCCACCACCTCTCGCTCGTCGCGGTCCGGGCTGAGTCGGCTCCCTACGCGTACCCGGGCCTCGACCCGGCGGCGCGCGACGTGCTCGCCGCCGTGGCCGAGGATGCGCGCAGCGCCCTGACGGAGCTGCGTCAGGTCCTCGCGGTGCTCCAGCGGGTCGAGGGGGAGGACGCGCCGCGCGAGCCGCAGGTCGGCGCCGACGACGTCGACGGCCTCGTCGCGGGAGCGCGGGACGCCGGGCAGGACGTGCTCGACACGGGGGCGTGGGGCCGGGTCGACGACGCGGAGGGCTACGCCCTGTACCGGTGCGTCCAGGAGGCGCTGACGAACGCTCGACGCCACGCGCCGGGGAGCCCGGTGCGGATCAGGCGCGGCCGCGTCGGGCGGGAGCTGCTGCTCGAGGTGACCAACGCCCTGGTCGACGCGGCTGCCCAGGCCGACCCGGCCGACCCGATGGCCGCGGACCACCCGCGGGAGGCCCGGCCGGGCCGAGGGCTGGCCGGCATGCGCGAGCGCGTGGAGTCGCTCGGCGGGACGCTCGGGCACGGGCCGGCCGAGCAGCGCGGGGTGACGGTCTTCCGGCTCGTCGTCGAGCTGCCGGTCGATCGGGACGACGCGGAGCCGGCTTCGTGA
- a CDS encoding organic hydroperoxide resistance protein: MDALYVAEALSTGPGRNGHVRTSDGRIDTAMASPVELGGSGDGLNPELFFAAGYAACYHNALQRVAREQGVAIADTAVGAKVGLDRRPEGGFTLQVELEVVIPDLDPATAQRLADDAHQVCPYSNATRGNIPVTIRVVED; the protein is encoded by the coding sequence ATGGATGCCCTCTACGTCGCCGAAGCCCTGTCCACCGGTCCCGGTCGCAACGGCCACGTCCGCACGAGCGACGGCCGCATCGACACCGCCATGGCCTCCCCGGTCGAGCTCGGCGGCTCGGGCGACGGGCTCAACCCCGAGCTGTTCTTCGCCGCCGGGTACGCCGCGTGCTACCACAACGCGCTGCAGCGCGTGGCCCGGGAGCAGGGGGTCGCGATCGCCGACACCGCGGTCGGAGCGAAGGTCGGCCTCGACCGTCGGCCCGAGGGCGGGTTCACGCTGCAGGTCGAGCTCGAGGTCGTGATCCCCGACCTCGACCCAGCCACCGCCCAGCGGCTCGCCGACGACGCGCACCAGGTCTGCCCCTACTCCAACGCGACCCGCGGCAACATCCCGGTGACGATCCGCGTCGTCGAGGACTGA
- the pip gene encoding prolyl aminopeptidase has product MTDDTPRTLYQPIEPHQTGLLPVGDGHAIFWEVSGNPDGKPVVFLHGGPGGGTNPRQRRLFDPERYRIVLLDQRMCGRSTPHAAEPDADLTANTTWTLVADLELLREHLGIERWQVFGGSWGSTLALAYAQTHPERVTELVLRGIFTLRQSELDWFYEGGAAAVYPDLWETYAGAVTRRERETYVAAYHRALSDPDPAVHGPAAVAWTTWESATVTLLQRPEMIAESAEASHATAFARIENHFFLHHGWLTEGQLVRDAGLLRDIPGVIVQGRYDMCTPAMTAWDLHRAWPEAELVIVPDAGHAFDEPGILDALVRATDRFAG; this is encoded by the coding sequence ATGACCGACGACACTCCCCGCACGCTGTACCAGCCGATCGAGCCCCACCAGACCGGGCTGCTGCCGGTCGGCGACGGGCACGCGATCTTCTGGGAGGTCTCCGGGAACCCGGACGGGAAGCCGGTCGTGTTCCTGCACGGGGGTCCCGGCGGGGGGACGAACCCGCGCCAGCGCCGGCTGTTCGACCCCGAGCGCTACCGGATCGTCCTGCTCGACCAGCGCATGTGCGGGCGCTCGACCCCGCACGCCGCCGAGCCGGACGCCGACCTGACGGCCAACACGACCTGGACCCTGGTCGCCGACCTGGAGCTGTTGCGCGAGCACCTGGGGATCGAGCGGTGGCAGGTGTTCGGCGGGTCGTGGGGCTCGACGCTCGCGCTGGCCTACGCCCAGACCCACCCGGAGCGGGTGACGGAGCTGGTGCTGCGCGGCATCTTCACGCTGCGCCAGTCGGAGCTCGACTGGTTCTACGAGGGCGGGGCCGCCGCCGTGTACCCCGACCTGTGGGAGACCTACGCCGGCGCGGTGACGCGTCGCGAGCGGGAGACCTACGTCGCCGCCTACCACCGCGCGCTCTCCGACCCCGACCCGGCCGTGCACGGTCCGGCGGCCGTCGCGTGGACGACGTGGGAGTCCGCGACGGTCACGCTGCTGCAGCGGCCGGAGATGATCGCGGAGTCGGCGGAGGCGTCGCACGCGACCGCCTTCGCGCGGATCGAGAACCACTTCTTCCTCCACCACGGCTGGCTCACGGAGGGCCAGCTCGTGCGGGACGCCGGGCTGCTGCGCGACATCCCGGGCGTCATCGTGCAGGGGCGGTACGACATGTGCACGCCGGCGATGACGGCGTGGGACCTGCACCGGGCGTGGCCCGAGGCCGAGCTCGTCATCGTGCCCGACGCCGGCCACGCGTTCGACGAGCCGGGCATCCTCGACGCCCTGGTCCGGGCGACGGACCGGTTCGCCGGCTGA
- a CDS encoding threonine aldolase family protein, giving the protein MTDTPLPSPRTSFASDNYAGVHPEVLAAVVEANGGHDVAYGADSWTERLGEVMAGHFGPAATVWPVFNGTGANVVALQSLLPRWGAVICSDTAHINVDEGGAPERMAAIKLLPVPTPDGKLTPELIDREAWGWGFEHRAQPLVVSLTQTTELGTCYTPEEIAAITEHAHARGMRVHVDGARLANAAASLGLQLAAFTSDVGVDVLSLGGTKNGALGAEAVVVLDHDALVGGPDAIRYVRKLSMQLASKMRFISAQLLALHDGDLWLRSATHANAMATRLRGGLEAAAAAGRAPGLAFTQATEANAVFATLPRPAADAVRERFRFYDWDEATGEVRWMCSFDTTEADVDAFVEAVVAALAG; this is encoded by the coding sequence GTGACCGACACGCCCCTCCCCTCGCCCCGCACCAGCTTCGCATCGGACAACTACGCCGGCGTCCACCCCGAGGTCCTCGCGGCCGTCGTCGAGGCGAACGGCGGTCACGACGTCGCCTACGGCGCGGACTCCTGGACGGAGCGGCTCGGCGAGGTCATGGCGGGACACTTCGGGCCGGCCGCCACCGTCTGGCCCGTGTTCAACGGGACCGGGGCCAACGTCGTCGCCCTCCAGTCCCTGCTGCCGCGCTGGGGCGCGGTCATCTGCTCCGACACGGCGCACATCAACGTCGACGAGGGTGGAGCCCCCGAGCGGATGGCCGCGATCAAGCTGCTGCCCGTGCCGACCCCCGACGGCAAGCTCACCCCCGAGCTCATCGACCGCGAGGCCTGGGGCTGGGGCTTCGAGCACCGTGCCCAGCCGCTCGTCGTGTCCCTCACGCAGACGACGGAGCTGGGGACCTGCTACACGCCGGAGGAGATCGCCGCGATCACCGAGCACGCCCACGCCCGCGGCATGCGCGTGCACGTCGACGGCGCCCGCCTGGCCAACGCCGCGGCATCGCTCGGCCTCCAGCTCGCGGCGTTCACGAGCGACGTCGGCGTCGACGTCCTCAGCCTCGGCGGGACGAAGAACGGGGCGCTCGGGGCGGAGGCCGTCGTCGTCCTCGACCACGACGCGCTCGTCGGCGGTCCCGACGCCATCCGCTACGTCCGCAAGCTGTCCATGCAGCTCGCGTCGAAGATGCGGTTCATCTCGGCGCAGCTCCTCGCGCTCCACGACGGCGACCTGTGGCTGCGCAGCGCGACCCACGCGAACGCCATGGCCACCCGCCTGCGCGGCGGCCTCGAGGCCGCGGCGGCGGCCGGCCGCGCGCCGGGGCTGGCCTTCACCCAGGCCACCGAGGCCAACGCCGTCTTCGCGACGCTGCCGCGGCCCGCCGCCGACGCGGTGCGTGAGCGGTTCCGGTTCTACGACTGGGACGAGGCCACCGGTGAGGTGCGGTGGATGTGCTCGTTCGACACGACCGAGGCCGACGTCGACGCGTTCGTCGAGGCCGTCGTCGCGGCACTCGCCGGCTGA
- a CDS encoding bifunctional [glutamine synthetase] adenylyltransferase/[glutamine synthetase]-adenylyl-L-tyrosine phosphorylase gives MTRRPSPTTRLLRSGFHELARAEAILAGDWLQPVLADDDAAGLLAALGESADPDLALLALDRIHDRADEDVRRALVAVLGDGGGPRERLLAVLGASEALGDALVSHPGDLAVVTGVVAGDDVSTDAPDDADDVRGRLLRAVGADPGAPGPRASVEAATARMRRAYRRELLRIAAADLTQPDPLAGFSWVAAALADLAAAALEAALAIARTEVPDSDSVRLAVLGMGKTGGRELNYVSDVDVVYVAEPALDADGEPVASEQQVVRVGTQLASALARACSGPGVEPALWEVDAALRPEGKNGPLVRTLASHVAYYERWAKTWEFQALLKARPVAGDRELGELYVETLRPLVWTAVQRERFVEDAQAMRRRVEAHIPRKDADRELKLGTGGLRDVEFTVQLLQLVHGRLAPGIRSRTTLEALDALAAEGFVGRGEAERLAADYRFLRLMEHRIQLQRLRRTHLVPTAEQDLVRVARSMRPPGADGAGGGEATGETGDLVVDLLARWQRTRRDVRGLHEDLFYRPLLPATARLSAEDAALSPEAAYARLAALGYRSPEQALAHITALTEGVSRRAAIQRHLLPVLLGWFTQGADPDAGLLAFRTLSEEVGGSHWYLKLLRDSGVAARNLARVLSSSRYAADALRRSPESVRWLAEDGDLRPRSVAALDAEMDAVLRRREGDPAAGATFVRYLRRRELARTAVSDVLTNLEADLTPGISSAADAALRGALRIATEQVGAEQGYGDEPPTRQLVVAMGRLGGHELGYASDADVMFVHDPLPGADPVRAQQFALAVAQRVGQLLGQTGPEPALRVDADLRPEGRSGPLTRTLASYEEYYDRWSAPWERQALLRARPVAGDEGLAIAFLELVDPLRYAGGGLSESELREYRRIKARVERERMPRGVTPTRHLKLGPGGLADVEWTVQLLQLLHAHDVPALRTPSTLAALDAAASAGLLGATDAELLSRAWRSSSRTRDAIVLVTGRTSGTKVDVLPAEHRELTGTAALLGYVPVSGAALEDDYLRTARRARMVVDRVFYGE, from the coding sequence ATGACGCGGCGACCCTCGCCAACGACCCGGCTCCTGCGGTCCGGGTTCCACGAGCTCGCCCGGGCCGAGGCGATCCTCGCCGGCGACTGGCTGCAGCCCGTCCTCGCGGACGACGACGCGGCCGGCCTGCTCGCCGCCCTGGGGGAGAGCGCCGACCCCGACCTCGCGCTGCTCGCGCTCGACCGCATCCACGACCGCGCCGACGAGGACGTGCGGCGCGCGCTCGTCGCCGTGCTCGGCGACGGTGGCGGCCCGCGGGAACGGCTGCTCGCCGTCCTCGGGGCGTCGGAGGCGCTCGGCGACGCGCTCGTCAGCCACCCGGGTGATCTCGCGGTCGTCACCGGGGTCGTCGCGGGCGACGACGTCTCGACGGACGCCCCGGACGACGCCGACGACGTGCGGGGGCGCCTGCTTCGCGCCGTCGGCGCCGACCCCGGGGCGCCGGGACCCCGGGCGAGCGTCGAGGCGGCGACGGCGCGGATGCGCCGCGCCTACCGTCGCGAGCTCCTGCGGATCGCCGCCGCCGACCTGACGCAGCCCGACCCGCTCGCCGGGTTCTCCTGGGTCGCCGCCGCCCTGGCCGACCTGGCCGCCGCCGCGCTCGAGGCCGCCCTCGCCATCGCGCGGACCGAGGTGCCCGACTCCGACTCCGTCCGCCTCGCCGTGCTCGGGATGGGCAAGACGGGCGGACGTGAGCTCAACTACGTCAGCGACGTCGACGTCGTCTACGTCGCCGAGCCGGCCCTGGACGCCGACGGGGAGCCGGTGGCGTCGGAGCAGCAGGTCGTCCGCGTCGGGACCCAGCTCGCCAGCGCGCTCGCCCGCGCCTGCTCCGGTCCAGGGGTCGAGCCGGCGCTGTGGGAGGTCGACGCCGCGTTGCGCCCCGAGGGCAAGAACGGTCCGCTCGTGCGCACGCTGGCCAGCCATGTCGCCTACTACGAGCGCTGGGCGAAGACCTGGGAGTTCCAGGCGCTGCTCAAGGCGCGCCCCGTCGCCGGGGACCGCGAGCTCGGCGAGCTGTACGTCGAGACGCTCCGGCCGCTCGTGTGGACGGCGGTCCAGCGCGAGCGGTTCGTCGAGGACGCCCAGGCCATGCGCCGCCGCGTCGAGGCCCACATCCCGCGCAAGGACGCGGACCGCGAGCTCAAGCTCGGCACGGGCGGCCTGCGCGACGTCGAGTTCACCGTCCAGCTCCTCCAGCTGGTCCACGGCCGGCTCGCGCCGGGGATCCGCTCGCGGACGACGCTGGAGGCGCTCGACGCGCTCGCGGCCGAGGGGTTCGTCGGTCGCGGCGAGGCCGAGCGGCTCGCGGCTGACTACCGCTTCCTCCGGCTCATGGAGCACCGCATCCAGCTCCAGCGGCTGCGCCGGACCCACCTCGTGCCGACCGCCGAGCAGGACCTCGTGCGGGTCGCCCGGTCGATGCGCCCCCCGGGCGCGGACGGCGCCGGCGGCGGTGAGGCGACGGGGGAGACGGGCGACCTCGTCGTCGACCTCCTCGCGCGGTGGCAGCGGACGCGACGCGACGTGCGCGGGCTCCACGAGGACCTGTTCTACCGGCCGCTGCTGCCCGCGACCGCGCGGCTGTCGGCGGAGGACGCCGCGCTCTCGCCCGAGGCGGCGTACGCGCGGCTCGCGGCCCTCGGGTACCGCTCGCCGGAGCAGGCGCTCGCGCACATCACGGCGCTGACCGAGGGCGTCTCGCGGCGCGCGGCGATCCAGCGTCACCTCCTGCCCGTCCTGCTCGGCTGGTTCACCCAGGGCGCCGACCCCGACGCCGGCCTGCTGGCATTCCGGACGCTGTCGGAGGAGGTCGGCGGGAGCCACTGGTACCTCAAGCTGCTGCGGGACTCCGGCGTCGCGGCCCGCAACCTCGCGCGCGTGCTCTCCTCCTCGCGGTATGCCGCCGACGCGCTGCGTCGCTCGCCGGAGTCGGTCCGCTGGCTCGCCGAGGACGGCGACCTGCGACCGCGCTCGGTCGCCGCACTCGACGCGGAGATGGATGCCGTGCTGCGCCGTCGTGAGGGCGACCCGGCGGCCGGAGCGACGTTCGTGCGCTACCTGCGGCGGCGGGAGCTGGCGCGGACGGCGGTCTCCGACGTCCTGACGAACCTCGAGGCCGACCTCACGCCGGGCATCTCCTCGGCGGCCGACGCCGCGCTGCGCGGGGCCCTGCGGATCGCAACCGAGCAGGTGGGCGCCGAGCAGGGGTACGGGGACGAGCCGCCGACGCGTCAGCTCGTCGTGGCGATGGGACGGCTCGGCGGGCACGAGCTGGGCTACGCCTCCGACGCCGACGTGATGTTCGTCCACGACCCGCTCCCGGGGGCCGATCCCGTCCGGGCGCAGCAGTTCGCGCTGGCGGTGGCGCAGCGGGTGGGGCAGCTCCTCGGGCAGACCGGCCCCGAGCCGGCGCTCCGGGTCGACGCTGACCTGCGCCCCGAGGGACGCAGCGGACCCCTCACCCGGACGCTGGCGTCCTACGAGGAGTACTACGACCGCTGGTCGGCCCCGTGGGAGCGGCAGGCCCTGCTGCGGGCGCGTCCGGTCGCCGGCGACGAGGGCCTGGCGATCGCGTTCCTCGAGCTGGTCGACCCGCTGCGGTACGCGGGCGGCGGGCTGAGCGAGAGCGAGCTGCGCGAGTACCGGCGGATCAAGGCGCGCGTGGAGCGGGAGCGGATGCCGCGCGGCGTCACGCCGACCCGGCACCTCAAGCTGGGCCCCGGGGGGCTGGCGGACGTCGAGTGGACGGTCCAGCTCCTCCAGCTCCTGCACGCCCACGACGTTCCGGCTCTGCGCACCCCGTCGACGCTCGCGGCGCTCGACGCGGCGGCGAGCGCCGGGCTCCTCGGGGCGACCGACGCCGAGCTGCTCTCGCGGGCGTGGCGCTCCAGCAGTCGCACGCGCGACGCGATCGTGCTCGTCACCGGCCGGACGAGCGGGACGAAGGTCGACGTGCTGCCGGCCGAGCACCGCGAGCTGACCGGGACGGCCGCCCTGCTCGGCTACGTCCCGGTGAGCGGCGCGGCGCTCGAGGACGACTACCTGCGGACCGCGCGGCGGGCGCGGATGGTCGTGGACCGGGTCTTCTACGGCGAGTAG